The proteins below come from a single uncultured Carboxylicivirga sp. genomic window:
- a CDS encoding DUF190 domain-containing protein, whose amino-acid sequence MVLDGEARKLKIIVSEEGMVYQRSLHEAIIFAAKKYKIAGATMYKGIMSYGADDIVNNSKVFSFSDRSPIIIEMVDREARIYDFAEIISKLIDKAGCAGIIYVESVDVVSYKKSVS is encoded by the coding sequence ATGGTACTAGATGGAGAAGCCAGAAAGCTCAAGATTATTGTTAGTGAAGAAGGGATGGTGTACCAACGTTCACTACACGAAGCGATTATATTTGCAGCAAAAAAATATAAAATTGCAGGTGCTACGATGTATAAAGGTATTATGTCGTATGGGGCCGATGATATAGTAAATAATTCAAAGGTATTTAGTTTTTCCGATAGGTCACCTATTATTATAGAGATGGTTGATCGGGAGGCTCGTATTTACGATTTTGCAGAGATTATTTCAAAGCTTATCGATAAAGCGGGTTGTGCTGGTATTATCTATGTCGAAAGCGTGGACGTTG
- a CDS encoding elongation factor G, which yields MKVYQADQIKNLALLGSSGSGKTTLAEAMLFEGGVVSRRGDVESNNTVSDYHRVEHEYGYSVFSSVLFTEYLERKFNFIDCPGSDDFIGGAVTSLNVTDTALMLLNTTQGVEVGTENLFRYTEQYNKPVIFVMNQLDHEKANYEQTLENTIEVFGKKVVVVQYPISVGANFNAVVDVLKMKMYQWGPDGGEPQIIDIPDDQKEKASELHNALVEAAAENDESLMELYFEEGTLNEDQMRQGIRCGLIARDMFPVFCVSAKKDMGGRRLMEFLGNVVPNVSEMPAPKTKDGTEVACDVNGPTSLFVFKTSVEPHLGEVSFFKVMSGKVTEGMDLINANKNAKERIAQLNCVAGNNRHKVTELVAGDIGVTVKLKETHTDHTLNEKGCDYIFDPIHYPNPKFRTAIKAHSESDDEKLGEVLQRMHEEDPTIVVEYSKELKQIIVFGQGEFHLNTMKWRIENNDKINIEFLRPRIPYRETITKVAKADYRHKKQSGGAGQFGEVHMIIEPYYEGMETPSTMKIDGQEIKLNVRDTDEIKLPWGGKLVYHNCIVGGAIDARFMPAILKGIMEKMEEGPLTGSYARDIRVFVYDGKMHPVDSNEISFKLAGRNAFSQAFKEAAPKILEPVYNVEVKVPSDRMGDVMSDLQGRRAMIEGMSSEKGFEVIKAKVPLKEMNKYSTSLSSITGGRAYYTMEFAQYDKVPPEVQVELIRSFETVAIED from the coding sequence ATGAAAGTATATCAAGCTGATCAAATCAAAAACCTGGCGCTGCTTGGTAGCAGCGGCTCGGGTAAAACCACCCTTGCAGAAGCAATGCTTTTCGAAGGTGGTGTCGTTAGCAGACGCGGCGACGTTGAAAGTAACAATACAGTATCAGATTATCACCGGGTGGAACATGAATATGGCTACTCGGTTTTTTCGTCGGTATTGTTTACCGAATACCTCGAGCGTAAATTTAACTTTATTGACTGCCCTGGATCCGATGATTTTATTGGAGGAGCAGTTACTTCTTTAAATGTTACAGATACAGCTTTAATGCTGTTGAATACAACTCAAGGCGTTGAAGTAGGAACTGAAAACCTATTTAGATACACTGAGCAATACAACAAGCCTGTAATTTTTGTAATGAATCAGCTTGACCATGAGAAAGCCAATTACGAACAAACGCTTGAAAATACAATTGAAGTTTTTGGAAAAAAGGTGGTTGTAGTACAATACCCAATCAGTGTAGGAGCCAACTTCAATGCCGTTGTTGACGTTCTAAAAATGAAAATGTACCAATGGGGACCCGATGGTGGAGAACCTCAAATTATAGATATACCGGACGATCAGAAAGAGAAAGCAAGCGAGCTACATAATGCCTTAGTTGAAGCAGCTGCCGAAAATGATGAATCGTTAATGGAATTATATTTCGAAGAAGGAACTCTTAACGAGGATCAAATGCGACAAGGAATTCGTTGCGGTTTAATAGCACGAGATATGTTCCCCGTATTTTGTGTATCGGCTAAAAAAGACATGGGAGGACGAAGACTGATGGAATTTCTTGGGAATGTTGTTCCTAATGTATCAGAGATGCCTGCACCCAAAACCAAAGATGGAACTGAAGTTGCATGTGATGTAAATGGACCAACTTCTTTATTTGTTTTTAAAACTTCAGTTGAACCTCATTTAGGTGAAGTTTCCTTCTTTAAAGTAATGTCGGGTAAAGTTACCGAAGGAATGGACCTGATCAATGCAAATAAAAATGCAAAAGAACGCATTGCTCAGCTAAATTGCGTGGCAGGAAACAATCGTCATAAAGTAACTGAATTAGTTGCCGGAGATATTGGTGTAACTGTAAAATTAAAAGAAACACATACCGACCATACATTAAACGAAAAAGGTTGCGATTATATATTCGATCCAATACATTATCCAAATCCTAAATTTCGCACGGCTATTAAAGCTCATAGCGAAAGCGATGATGAAAAATTAGGGGAAGTTTTACAACGCATGCACGAAGAAGATCCTACAATTGTTGTAGAATATTCAAAAGAATTAAAACAAATCATTGTTTTCGGTCAGGGTGAATTCCATCTCAATACCATGAAATGGAGAATTGAGAACAATGACAAAATAAATATCGAATTTCTTCGCCCGCGTATTCCTTATCGCGAAACCATTACAAAAGTTGCCAAAGCCGATTATCGACACAAAAAACAATCCGGTGGTGCAGGACAGTTTGGTGAAGTTCATATGATAATTGAACCATACTACGAAGGAATGGAAACTCCTTCAACCATGAAAATTGATGGTCAGGAAATTAAATTAAATGTTCGCGATACCGACGAAATTAAACTTCCATGGGGTGGTAAACTTGTATATCACAATTGCATTGTAGGTGGTGCAATTGATGCGCGTTTTATGCCTGCTATTCTCAAAGGGATAATGGAGAAAATGGAAGAGGGTCCTTTAACTGGTTCGTACGCCCGCGATATTCGGGTATTTGTTTACGATGGTAAAATGCACCCCGTTGATTCCAATGAAATATCATTCAAATTAGCTGGACGTAATGCATTTAGCCAGGCATTTAAAGAAGCTGCACCTAAAATTCTGGAACCAGTGTACAATGTTGAAGTAAAAGTACCAAGTGACAGAATGGGAGATGTAATGAGCGACTTACAAGGAAGACGCGCCATGATTGAAGGCATGTCGAGCGAAAAAGGATTTGAAGTAATCAAAGCCAAAGTCCCTCTAAAAGAAATGAATAAATATTCGACATCACTTAGCAGTATTACAGGAGGTCGCGCATATTATACAATGGAATTTGCACAATACGATAAAGTTCCGCCAGAAGTACAGGTCGAATTAATCAGATCGTTCGAAACAGTTGCAATTGAAGATTAG
- a CDS encoding gliding motility-associated C-terminal domain-containing protein gives MNNIYRFLIIVVCLLPKMLIGQITSNGFYTENTEYPEGDNDPVFFYSSMSNARLTAPAIVGASYNWYSFNTVTGAFDVLEQSGGEVLMAVSEKGYKVDVITGSETNSYYCWNFVPEAAVDSISIPKESETCSNLRLTAYPNSKMLVYYNHKGNGDSQLIDYGYNWTSIPTGDMDGTEVVSKLISAPVENTTYTVVVGQKFVAGIPTASTSLDYNAIAVSAVFSFENEDPAKNEAKEGSAPMVVRFTDESLGNVTDWEWTFGDAGKDYVADPIFTFQNAGDYDVSLWVMNSETGCEATSNIETFTVKEIVLKVPSAFTPFSSPGENDEFKVLYRSIKNYKIVIYNRWGRRVYTSTDPAQGWDGRIGSRKAEPGVYFYNIEAEGFQGEKEKREGAVHLIITNN, from the coding sequence ATGAATAATATATATCGCTTTTTAATAATAGTAGTTTGCTTGTTGCCGAAAATGTTGATAGGTCAAATTACTTCTAATGGGTTTTATACCGAAAATACTGAATATCCTGAAGGAGACAATGATCCGGTTTTTTTCTATTCGTCAATGTCAAATGCACGTTTAACTGCTCCAGCTATAGTTGGTGCTAGTTACAATTGGTACTCTTTTAATACTGTAACAGGCGCATTTGATGTATTGGAGCAGAGTGGGGGAGAAGTATTAATGGCTGTTTCTGAAAAAGGTTATAAGGTGGATGTGATAACAGGTAGCGAAACAAATTCCTATTATTGTTGGAATTTTGTTCCCGAAGCCGCTGTGGACTCAATTAGTATCCCTAAAGAGTCGGAGACATGTTCGAATCTTCGCTTAACAGCTTATCCTAATTCTAAAATGTTAGTGTATTATAACCATAAAGGAAATGGCGATTCGCAGTTAATAGATTATGGTTATAATTGGACTTCTATACCGACCGGTGATATGGATGGAACAGAAGTTGTGTCTAAATTGATATCGGCTCCTGTTGAAAACACTACCTATACAGTTGTTGTTGGGCAAAAATTTGTCGCAGGTATACCTACAGCTTCAACATCACTAGATTATAATGCTATTGCGGTATCTGCTGTTTTTAGTTTCGAAAATGAAGATCCTGCTAAAAATGAAGCTAAAGAAGGTTCGGCGCCTATGGTGGTACGTTTCACAGATGAGTCGTTGGGTAACGTAACCGATTGGGAATGGACCTTTGGTGATGCAGGAAAGGATTATGTTGCTGATCCGATTTTTACCTTTCAAAATGCTGGAGATTACGATGTTTCTCTTTGGGTGATGAATTCCGAAACTGGTTGCGAAGCTACAAGCAACATTGAAACATTTACAGTAAAAGAAATTGTATTAAAAGTACCATCTGCTTTTACACCATTTAGTAGTCCTGGTGAAAACGATGAGTTTAAAGTGTTGTATCGATCCATTAAAAATTATAAGATCGTTATTTATAACCGTTGGGGACGCCGAGTTTATACAAGTACAGATCCTGCCCAAGGATGGGATGGTCGAATTGGTAGCAGAAAAGCGGAACCTGGTGTTTATTTTTACAATATAGAAGCCGAAGGTTTTCAGGGTGAAAAAGAAAAAAGAGAAGGAGCTGTTCACCTCATTATCACTAATAACTAA
- a CDS encoding UvrD-helicase domain-containing protein, whose translation MQNYLEELNEAQRSAVVEIDGPSLVIAGAGSGKTRVLTYRIAHLLKQDVKPYRILALTFTNKAAREMKERIATVVGQHNASSLWMGTFHSIFARILRFESKQLGYPSSFTIYDSTDSKNLVKSIVKKMKLNEKAYKPGSVLSRISAAKNDLVTPVAYARDVNRISADRASQMPMVHEIYAQYMRECYKSGVMDFDDLLLNTNILFRDFPEVLQKYQNQYDYILVDEYQDTNFSQYLIIKKLAENHKNICVVGDDAQSIYSFRGAKIENILNFRNDYPGYKIFKLEQNYRSSQNIVNAANSIIDKNQGQIKKNVFSENPVGNPIRVLKAYSDIEEGFIITNDIFERRMKLHQEFKDFAILYRTNAQSRVFEEALRKKNLPYKIYGGLSFYQRKEIKDLIAYFRLTVNPADQEALKRVINYPARGIGKTTMDKITAVADSSGRTIWDILLNASAAQLGVNAGTLKKLHTFVALIARFTVQLEQLSAYELAAEIASASGIMHDLHGDKSIEGQGRIDNINELLNGIKDFSTTKQEEGITPSLVNFLEEVSLLTDQDNEGVDDINKITLMTIHSAKGLEFKNVYIVGVEEGLFPSLQSVDSEKGLEEERRLFYVAVTRAEENATISFARSRYKYGELTYSRPSRFIGDIDQSYLELNADDIITNQPQSKQPSIPSNFRRVGSQPASSPQIKMNYNGNQSKPKISLNFNAATPDQIVTGALVEHERFGKGKVIDIEGTDPNKKATVLFENAGQKQLLLKFAKLKILT comes from the coding sequence GTGCAAAATTATTTGGAAGAATTAAACGAAGCTCAGCGTTCAGCAGTAGTCGAAATAGACGGACCTTCGTTAGTAATTGCAGGTGCAGGATCGGGAAAGACCAGAGTTTTAACTTATAGAATTGCTCATTTATTAAAGCAAGATGTTAAGCCATACCGAATATTAGCCCTTACTTTTACTAATAAAGCTGCTCGTGAGATGAAAGAACGTATTGCTACTGTTGTGGGGCAGCATAATGCTTCCAGTCTGTGGATGGGCACGTTTCACTCTATCTTTGCTCGTATTTTACGTTTCGAGTCCAAACAGTTAGGCTATCCTTCATCATTTACCATTTACGACTCCACAGATTCGAAGAATCTGGTAAAGAGCATTGTTAAAAAAATGAAATTGAATGAAAAAGCCTACAAACCAGGCAGTGTTTTATCGCGTATTTCAGCAGCAAAAAATGATTTAGTTACTCCTGTTGCATATGCCAGAGATGTTAATCGTATTTCGGCAGATAGAGCTTCGCAAATGCCAATGGTACATGAAATTTATGCCCAATATATGCGCGAATGCTATAAATCAGGAGTGATGGATTTTGATGATCTTCTTTTAAATACAAATATTCTTTTTCGCGATTTCCCGGAAGTATTGCAAAAATATCAAAATCAATACGATTATATTTTGGTTGATGAGTACCAGGATACTAACTTTTCACAATACTTAATAATTAAGAAGCTGGCCGAAAATCATAAAAATATTTGTGTGGTTGGTGATGATGCTCAAAGTATTTACAGCTTTAGAGGTGCAAAAATTGAAAACATCCTAAACTTCAGAAACGATTATCCAGGATATAAAATATTTAAACTGGAACAAAACTATCGTTCATCGCAAAACATTGTAAATGCAGCCAACAGCATTATCGATAAAAACCAAGGTCAAATTAAGAAAAATGTTTTTTCCGAAAATCCTGTTGGTAATCCCATTAGAGTTTTAAAAGCTTACTCTGATATTGAAGAAGGCTTTATTATTACAAATGATATTTTTGAACGCAGAATGAAACTCCATCAGGAGTTTAAAGACTTTGCCATTTTATATCGGACCAATGCTCAATCAAGGGTTTTTGAGGAAGCATTGCGCAAAAAAAATCTCCCTTATAAAATATATGGTGGTTTATCCTTTTATCAACGAAAAGAAATTAAAGATCTTATCGCTTATTTTAGGTTAACAGTAAATCCGGCCGATCAGGAAGCCCTGAAAAGAGTAATTAATTATCCAGCACGTGGTATTGGTAAAACAACCATGGATAAAATTACAGCAGTGGCAGATTCTTCAGGACGAACAATATGGGATATTCTGCTTAATGCCAGCGCTGCTCAATTAGGAGTAAATGCAGGCACTTTAAAAAAACTCCACACTTTTGTGGCGCTTATCGCACGTTTTACGGTTCAGCTAGAACAACTTTCAGCTTATGAACTAGCAGCTGAAATAGCATCTGCCAGTGGAATTATGCATGATTTACACGGTGATAAATCAATTGAAGGCCAGGGTCGCATCGACAACATCAACGAATTATTAAACGGTATTAAAGATTTTAGCACCACCAAACAAGAAGAAGGTATAACACCAAGTTTGGTTAATTTCCTTGAAGAAGTGTCTCTTTTAACTGATCAGGACAACGAAGGTGTAGATGACATTAATAAAATCACTTTAATGACCATACACTCAGCTAAAGGACTGGAGTTTAAAAATGTTTACATTGTAGGTGTTGAAGAAGGATTATTTCCTTCGTTGCAATCAGTTGACAGTGAAAAAGGTTTGGAAGAAGAACGTCGCCTATTTTACGTAGCTGTTACACGTGCCGAAGAAAATGCAACCATTTCGTTTGCACGATCAAGATATAAATATGGAGAATTAACTTACAGTCGTCCGAGTAGATTTATTGGTGATATCGATCAAAGTTATCTAGAACTTAATGCAGATGATATTATCACAAACCAGCCGCAGTCTAAACAACCTTCTATCCCTTCAAATTTTCGTCGTGTTGGCAGTCAACCTGCATCGTCACCTCAAATTAAGATGAATTACAATGGAAATCAATCTAAACCTAAAATTAGTCTTAATTTTAATGCAGCTACTCCTGATCAGATAGTAACAGGTGCGCTGGTTGAACACGAACGGTTCGGAAAAGGAAAAGTAATTGATATTGAAGGAACAGACCCTAATAAAAAAGCAACTGTTTTATTCGAGAATGCAGGGCAAAAACAATTATTACTCAAATTTGCCAAACTTAAAATTTTGACTTAG
- a CDS encoding DUF4290 domain-containing protein has translation MDYNSNRKTLAMPEYGRHIQKMIDHAVTIEDREERSKCAKTIIGIMGNMFPHLRDINDFKHKLWDHLAIMSNFQLDIDFPYDLPEKESLNAKPDKIPYKNSKISYMHYGELVEQMIAKAIDFEDEEQKQKLILLIAGHMKKSLSHWNQDSVTDDRIFNDLARLSGGKLTLSEGTKLPEIRENYQNKNRNNKKRNTKRNNDRK, from the coding sequence ATGGATTACAATTCAAATCGTAAAACCCTGGCTATGCCGGAATACGGACGTCATATTCAAAAGATGATTGACCATGCCGTTACAATTGAAGATCGTGAAGAACGCAGCAAATGTGCCAAAACAATCATCGGCATCATGGGCAATATGTTTCCACATCTGAGAGACATCAACGATTTCAAACATAAACTTTGGGATCACTTAGCTATCATGTCCAATTTTCAATTAGACATCGACTTTCCTTACGATTTACCCGAAAAGGAGTCGCTAAATGCTAAACCTGATAAAATTCCATACAAAAACAGCAAAATCAGTTATATGCATTATGGCGAACTGGTTGAGCAAATGATTGCCAAAGCAATTGACTTTGAAGATGAAGAGCAGAAGCAAAAGTTGATTCTGTTAATTGCGGGTCATATGAAAAAATCATTATCACACTGGAATCAGGATTCTGTTACTGATGATCGTATTTTCAATGATCTTGCTCGTTTATCAGGTGGAAAACTCACTCTAAGTGAAGGCACTAAACTTCCTGAAATACGCGAAAATTATCAGAACAAGAACCGAAACAATAAGAAACGCAATACCAAACGTAATAACGACAGAAAATAA
- the murA gene encoding UDP-N-acetylglucosamine 1-carboxyvinyltransferase has protein sequence MNCFEIEGGVRLQGEITPQGAKNEALQVICAVLLTSEKVTITNIPDIVDVNNLIDLLHEMGVKIKRTSRNECDFQADDINLEFLQSKEFKKRASSLRGSIMIMGPLLSRFGKAYFPKPGGDKIGRRRLDTHFIGFEKLGAKFNFDAQDIFYTVEASEMKGTYMLLDEASVTGTANIVMAAALTPGKTTIYNAACEPYLQQLCRMLVSMGAKIDGIGSNLLYIDGVKEMKGCIHKILPDMIEVGSFIGMAAMTGSDITIKDAGVEHLGVIPMAFQRMGIQMEIKGDDIHIPAQESYEIETFIDGSIMTIADAPWPGLTPDLLSVFLVIATQAKGSVLIHQKMFESRLFFVDKLIDMGARIILCDPHRATVIGLNKENMLRGAKLTSPDIRAGVALLIAALSAKGKSTIQNIEQIDRGYQNIDIRLQKLGAKIKRVPAQ, from the coding sequence ATGAACTGCTTTGAAATTGAGGGTGGCGTGCGCTTACAAGGCGAAATCACTCCCCAAGGTGCGAAAAATGAAGCCTTACAGGTTATTTGTGCCGTATTACTGACTTCCGAAAAAGTTACTATTACTAATATTCCGGACATTGTTGACGTTAACAATCTTATTGATTTACTACATGAAATGGGTGTTAAAATCAAGAGAACCTCGCGCAACGAATGTGATTTTCAAGCTGATGACATCAACTTAGAATTTCTTCAAAGTAAAGAATTTAAAAAACGTGCTTCATCATTACGCGGATCCATTATGATTATGGGACCTCTATTATCGCGTTTTGGTAAAGCCTACTTCCCAAAACCAGGAGGAGATAAAATTGGTCGTCGTCGTTTAGATACACACTTTATAGGTTTCGAAAAACTAGGAGCTAAATTTAATTTTGATGCACAAGATATTTTCTATACTGTCGAAGCATCAGAAATGAAAGGTACCTACATGCTTCTTGATGAAGCATCGGTTACAGGAACAGCTAACATTGTCATGGCTGCAGCTTTAACCCCTGGCAAAACAACCATTTACAATGCAGCGTGCGAGCCTTACCTACAGCAATTATGCCGTATGCTTGTTTCTATGGGGGCAAAAATCGACGGAATAGGCTCCAATCTATTATATATTGATGGAGTTAAAGAAATGAAGGGATGCATCCATAAAATACTTCCTGACATGATAGAGGTGGGAAGTTTTATTGGCATGGCTGCAATGACTGGTTCCGACATAACTATTAAAGATGCAGGTGTTGAACATTTAGGAGTTATTCCAATGGCATTTCAACGCATGGGAATTCAAATGGAAATAAAAGGAGATGATATTCATATTCCTGCACAGGAATCATATGAAATCGAAACCTTTATTGATGGTTCGATAATGACAATTGCAGATGCTCCATGGCCCGGATTAACCCCCGACTTATTAAGTGTATTTTTGGTAATCGCAACTCAAGCAAAAGGAAGCGTTCTTATTCACCAAAAAATGTTCGAAAGCCGCTTATTCTTTGTTGATAAACTAATTGACATGGGAGCGCGTATAATTCTTTGTGACCCACACAGAGCAACTGTAATTGGTTTAAACAAAGAAAACATGTTACGCGGTGCTAAATTAACATCACCCGATATCAGAGCTGGAGTTGCCTTATTAATCGCAGCATTGTCTGCTAAAGGTAAGAGCACAATCCAAAATATAGAACAAATTGACAGAGGTTATCAGAACATTGATATCCGCCTCCAAAAACTTGGAGCTAAAATAAAAAGAGTACCTGCTCAGTAA
- a CDS encoding TlpA disulfide reductase family protein: MKQLKLILATVFVSVSFLSFIDDKNQTEIGLEIGNQAPAIESQTLNGANFDLSNLKGKMVILNFWASYNAQSRMNNYQLTQIYEQFKNTSFHNGQDLAIINISLDRFKSPLNLAILQDEIADFTQICDYAGKEGNIAREYHINTPVTILLDGEGRILAKDAGLSKIEKSLNFLSAI, encoded by the coding sequence ATGAAGCAGCTAAAATTAATATTAGCTACTGTGTTTGTGAGCGTTTCATTCTTGTCTTTTATTGATGATAAGAATCAAACGGAGATAGGATTGGAAATTGGAAACCAAGCTCCAGCCATCGAATCACAAACCCTTAATGGAGCAAATTTTGATCTGAGTAATTTAAAAGGTAAGATGGTAATTCTAAACTTTTGGGCATCATACAATGCACAATCGCGCATGAATAATTATCAACTAACACAGATCTATGAACAATTTAAAAACACGTCTTTTCACAACGGACAAGACCTGGCGATTATTAACATCTCTTTAGATCGTTTTAAATCTCCACTAAATCTAGCAATTCTACAAGATGAAATTGCCGATTTTACTCAAATCTGCGACTATGCTGGTAAAGAAGGCAATATCGCAAGAGAATACCACATCAACACTCCGGTTACCATCTTATTGGATGGCGAAGGACGAATTCTGGCCAAAGATGCCGGATTGTCGAAAATAGAAAAATCGCTTAACTTCCTATCGGCGATTTAA
- a CDS encoding TlpA disulfide reductase family protein gives MARRLTHSIGAVIVLAILFCFDLSAQKKGTSMGNIAPAIKMKNQDGETISLSDLKGKMVLIDFWASWCKPCRYENPTVVAAYTKYKNESFKEGEGFTVFSISLDKSADAWKEAIKTDQLQWPYHVCDFKGWQTRTAVIYGVRGIPNNVLINGQGIIVAKNLRGPALEAHLKTMLK, from the coding sequence ATGGCACGAAGATTAACACACTCCATTGGAGCGGTAATTGTATTGGCTATACTTTTCTGTTTTGATTTATCAGCACAAAAAAAAGGAACAAGTATGGGTAATATAGCGCCAGCTATCAAAATGAAGAATCAGGATGGAGAAACCATCTCTCTTTCAGATTTGAAAGGAAAAATGGTTCTAATTGATTTCTGGGCTAGCTGGTGCAAACCATGTAGATACGAAAATCCAACAGTTGTTGCTGCTTACACTAAGTACAAAAACGAATCGTTCAAAGAAGGTGAAGGTTTTACTGTTTTTAGTATTTCGCTAGATAAAAGTGCTGATGCATGGAAAGAAGCCATTAAAACAGATCAATTACAATGGCCATACCATGTATGCGACTTTAAGGGATGGCAAACCCGTACAGCAGTCATCTACGGTGTAAGAGGTATACCTAACAATGTTTTAATTAACGGACAAGGAATAATTGTTGCCAAAAACCTAAGAGGACCAGCATTAGAGGCTCATCTAAAGACTATGCTCAAATAA
- a CDS encoding nucleotide exchange factor GrpE: MVKKSSNKQDAEQAKEVEETVEPTNEQAQPTEQTVDEESASEKTEDQNNEASTEQTEEEKLAGKIAEINDKYVRLSAEFDNYRRRTLKEKMELSKSAGEGLLLAMLPVVDDFDRALAHIDEAKDIDALKEGIKLIYNKFSEYLKQQGIKEIEAKEKDFDTDLHEAITKIPAPTEELKGKVIDCVEKGYTLNEKVIRFSKVVVGE, encoded by the coding sequence ATGGTAAAGAAGTCATCAAATAAACAGGATGCAGAGCAAGCTAAAGAAGTAGAAGAAACTGTTGAACCTACAAACGAGCAGGCTCAGCCTACAGAACAAACTGTTGATGAAGAAAGTGCTTCAGAGAAAACTGAAGATCAAAACAATGAAGCAAGTACAGAACAAACGGAAGAAGAAAAACTGGCAGGAAAAATTGCTGAGATAAATGACAAATACGTTCGTTTAAGTGCCGAATTTGACAACTACCGCCGACGCACTCTGAAAGAGAAAATGGAATTAAGTAAATCGGCAGGTGAAGGTTTACTGTTAGCAATGCTTCCGGTTGTAGATGATTTTGATCGCGCATTAGCTCATATTGATGAAGCAAAAGACATTGATGCTCTTAAAGAAGGTATCAAATTGATTTACAATAAATTCAGCGAATATCTTAAACAACAAGGTATTAAAGAAATTGAAGCCAAAGAAAAAGATTTTGATACCGACCTACACGAAGCAATCACTAAAATTCCAGCTCCTACCGAAGAGCTAAAAGGGAAAGTTATTGATTGTGTTGAAAAAGGATATACCCTTAACGAAAAAGTTATTCGTTTTTCGAAAGTTGTTGTTGGTGAATAA
- the dnaJ gene encoding molecular chaperone DnaJ, producing MSKRDYYEILEVSKNATQEEIKKAYRKKAIKYHPDKNQGDKAAEEKFKEAAEAYEVLSNAEKRQRYDQFGHAGVGGAAGGGFGGGGMSMDDIFSHFGDIFGGGFGGFSGFGGFGGSSRGGRRVNKGSNLRVKVKLNLEEIANGAEKKIKVKKYVQCKSCTGTGAADSSSYSTCSTCHGSGQVTRVSNTILGQMQTSSTCPTCGGDGKIITNKCTSCAGEGIVRDDEVITLNIPAGVEEGMQLSVSGKGNAARRGGVNGDLLVLIEEEKHPELIRDGHNLIYNLNVSIPDAILGTPIEIPTIEGKVKVKIEPGTQPGKILRLRGKGLPEVNSYGRGDLLVQIQVFIPKNLSKDDRKIVEKLQSSESFDPSNGNGESFFSRMKNMFE from the coding sequence ATGTCAAAAAGAGATTATTACGAAATACTGGAAGTATCTAAAAATGCCACTCAGGAGGAAATAAAAAAAGCCTACCGCAAAAAGGCAATTAAATACCATCCGGATAAAAACCAAGGAGACAAAGCTGCTGAGGAGAAGTTCAAAGAAGCTGCCGAAGCGTATGAAGTATTGTCGAATGCTGAAAAACGTCAACGGTACGATCAGTTTGGTCACGCAGGAGTAGGTGGTGCTGCCGGTGGTGGATTTGGTGGCGGAGGAATGTCAATGGATGACATCTTCTCACACTTTGGAGATATCTTTGGCGGTGGTTTTGGCGGCTTTAGTGGTTTTGGCGGCTTTGGCGGTTCATCAAGAGGAGGTAGACGTGTTAACAAAGGCTCAAATCTTCGTGTAAAAGTCAAACTCAACCTTGAAGAAATTGCCAACGGTGCAGAGAAAAAAATCAAGGTAAAAAAATACGTACAATGTAAATCATGTACAGGTACAGGCGCTGCTGACAGCTCGTCGTACAGTACTTGTTCTACTTGTCATGGATCAGGTCAGGTTACTCGTGTAAGTAACACTATTCTTGGTCAGATGCAAACTTCATCAACATGTCCTACTTGTGGTGGTGATGGTAAAATCATAACCAACAAATGTACTTCTTGTGCAGGAGAAGGAATTGTACGCGATGATGAAGTAATCACTCTTAATATTCCGGCTGGAGTTGAAGAAGGAATGCAACTTTCAGTATCTGGTAAAGGTAATGCTGCCCGAAGAGGTGGTGTTAACGGTGATTTATTAGTGCTTATCGAAGAAGAAAAGCATCCAGAATTGATTCGCGATGGTCATAATTTAATTTACAATCTAAACGTAAGTATTCCAGATGCGATTCTGGGAACTCCTATTGAAATACCAACAATTGAAGGTAAAGTTAAAGTTAAAATTGAACCGGGCACTCAGCCAGGTAAAATTTTGCGTTTAAGAGGTAAAGGCCTACCTGAAGTCAATAGTTATGGAAGAGGTGATCTTTTGGTACAAATTCAGGTTTTTATACCTAAAAACCTATCCAAAGATGATCGTAAGATTGTTGAAAAATTACAATCTTCTGAAAGCTTTGATCCATCCAACGGAAATGGAGAGAGCTTTTTTAGCAGAATGAAAAACATGTTCGAATAA